The Sphingobium aromaticiconvertens genome has a segment encoding these proteins:
- a CDS encoding acyl-CoA reductase, with protein sequence MLHEIIQDERIVVPHVIKGETIIDAAVEHKSRATGDIVMTPAIDLDSLIWSRREPGPAFDTPLAEIVDFLAEVGKALDFDRNAHLQEAALRNLRCNNLGARILENCYRDIARFFDRDAVEAEAAGSLGPLDAVDGWQTREVRGNRVDIRAFPPRVVHILAGNAPIVPPITIVRGAISKGVHLLKMPSNDMFTATALLRTMADVGPNYPVTRSFSAAYWRGGDQAIEGNVFRSQYYDKLAVWGGDAAVRHAMKYAAPGFEIISFDPKVSISLVGNEAFASDQTVRQAAAQGAADVVAFNQDACSCARFQFIEGDTDQVDAYCERLVEEMAKDSHYGTGVGGPTPVQPILEELDMLGMLEPVYRVFGQADGGGIVIRSSEPVAFNPGGKLVNVVQVDRLQDALEHVTVATQSVGVYPPARIADLRDGLAAAGVQRIVGLGNINAGKFGGTPHDGGWPLHRMMHWVVTENPRSC encoded by the coding sequence ATGTTGCATGAAATCATTCAGGACGAGCGCATCGTCGTCCCCCATGTCATCAAGGGCGAAACGATCATCGACGCGGCGGTCGAGCACAAGTCGCGTGCGACCGGCGATATCGTCATGACACCCGCCATCGACCTGGATTCGCTGATCTGGTCCCGGCGCGAGCCCGGCCCGGCGTTCGACACGCCGCTCGCGGAGATCGTCGATTTCCTCGCAGAGGTCGGCAAGGCGCTGGACTTCGATCGCAACGCCCATCTGCAAGAGGCTGCGCTCCGCAACCTGCGCTGCAACAATCTCGGCGCGCGCATCCTGGAGAATTGCTACCGCGACATTGCGCGCTTCTTCGATCGCGATGCGGTGGAAGCCGAAGCGGCGGGATCGCTTGGCCCGCTGGATGCCGTCGATGGCTGGCAAACGCGTGAGGTACGCGGCAATCGTGTCGACATACGCGCATTCCCGCCGCGCGTCGTCCATATACTGGCCGGAAATGCGCCCATCGTTCCGCCTATCACCATCGTGCGCGGTGCGATCAGCAAGGGCGTTCACCTGCTCAAGATGCCGTCGAACGACATGTTTACCGCGACGGCGCTGCTCCGCACCATGGCGGATGTCGGCCCCAACTACCCCGTCACACGCTCCTTTTCCGCCGCCTATTGGCGCGGCGGCGATCAGGCGATCGAGGGCAATGTCTTTCGCTCACAATATTATGACAAGCTGGCGGTGTGGGGCGGCGATGCCGCTGTGCGTCATGCGATGAAATATGCAGCGCCCGGATTCGAGATCATCTCCTTCGATCCCAAGGTCTCCATCTCTCTGGTGGGCAACGAAGCCTTCGCCAGCGACCAGACCGTGCGCCAGGCCGCCGCGCAGGGCGCCGCCGATGTCGTCGCGTTCAATCAGGATGCGTGCAGCTGCGCCCGCTTCCAGTTCATCGAGGGCGATACCGATCAGGTCGACGCCTATTGCGAAAGACTGGTCGAAGAAATGGCCAAGGACAGCCATTATGGCACCGGCGTCGGCGGGCCGACGCCGGTGCAGCCGATCCTGGAGGAACTGGACATGCTCGGCATGCTGGAGCCGGTCTACCGCGTCTTTGGTCAGGCCGACGGCGGCGGTATCGTGATCCGTTCGAGCGAGCCGGTGGCGTTCAATCCCGGCGGCAAGCTCGTCAATGTCGTACAAGTCGATCGGCTGCAGGACGCGCTGGAGCATGTCACCGTCGCCACACAGTCGGTCGGCGTCTATCCGCCCGCGCGCATTGCGGACCTGCGCGACGGGCTCGCTGCCGCCGGCGTGCAACGCATCGTAGGACTGGGGAACATCAACGCCGGGAAATTCGGTGGTACGCCCCATGACGGCGGTTGGCCGCTACACCGGATGATGCACTGGGTTGTAACCGAAAATCCTCGGAGTTGTTGA
- a CDS encoding aldo/keto reductase, which yields MTSPLSLDHYRLLGRSGLRVSPLCLGTMTFGETWGADEAESRRIFDAYVDQGGNFVDTAGYYAQGRSEALTGKFAKEKRERLVLSTKYSLAVGQGDPNAAGNGRKNMVRAVEDSLRRMNTDRIDLLFLHVWDDTTPADEILRGFDDLVRQGKILYIGISDTPAWQVTRLQTIAELRGWTQFAALQVEYSLLQRATERDLIPAAKTLGLGVMPWSPLASGLLSGKYATSAQAPSDPAGGRGAMIEAVGRVTPATVAVADAVQAIADEVAATSAQVAIAWTLVNPAVASPLLGARTLRQFDDNIGALCISLSADHLARLDAVSRIDLGFPHDFLSYDFIRAGLTGGTEVRPRV from the coding sequence ATGACGTCCCCACTCTCACTCGACCATTACCGCCTGCTCGGACGTTCCGGCCTGCGCGTTTCGCCGCTGTGCCTGGGCACCATGACTTTCGGCGAGACATGGGGCGCCGACGAGGCGGAGTCCCGCCGCATCTTCGACGCCTATGTCGATCAGGGCGGCAATTTCGTGGATACCGCCGGCTATTATGCCCAGGGCCGATCGGAAGCGTTGACCGGCAAATTCGCGAAGGAAAAGCGGGAGCGGTTGGTGCTGTCGACCAAATATTCGCTCGCGGTCGGGCAGGGGGATCCCAATGCCGCCGGTAACGGGCGCAAGAATATGGTCCGCGCGGTGGAGGATAGTCTCAGACGGATGAACACCGACAGGATCGACCTTCTCTTCCTCCACGTATGGGACGACACGACGCCCGCGGACGAAATATTGCGCGGGTTCGACGACCTCGTCCGTCAGGGCAAAATTCTCTACATCGGCATATCGGATACGCCCGCCTGGCAGGTGACGCGGCTCCAGACCATCGCCGAATTGCGCGGGTGGACACAGTTTGCGGCGCTGCAAGTGGAATATAGTCTGCTCCAGCGCGCGACGGAGCGGGACTTGATCCCGGCGGCAAAGACACTGGGTCTGGGCGTCATGCCCTGGTCGCCGCTGGCCAGCGGGCTGCTGTCGGGCAAATATGCGACCAGCGCGCAGGCGCCGTCCGATCCGGCGGGCGGTCGCGGCGCGATGATCGAGGCGGTGGGCCGCGTCACACCTGCGACGGTGGCGGTGGCGGATGCGGTGCAGGCAATCGCCGATGAGGTTGCCGCGACATCGGCCCAGGTCGCCATCGCGTGGACTCTGGTCAACCCCGCTGTCGCGTCGCCGCTGCTGGGCGCGCGGACGCTTCGCCAGTTCGACGACAATATCGGGGCGCTGTGCATCTCGCTGTCTGCAGATCATCTCGCCCGGCTCGACGCGGTAAGCCGGATCGACCTCGGCTTTCCGCACGATTTCCTGAGCTATGACTTCATCCGGGCGGGCCTGACGGGCGGCACCGAAGTCCGCCCGCGCGTCTGA
- a CDS encoding N-acyl-D-amino-acid deacylase family protein, whose amino-acid sequence MMDLVIRGGTVIDGNGGTPYAADVGVSDGRIAAIGDVAPGREEIDARGLMVTPGFVDIHTHYDGQVTWSETLAPSSSHGVTTVVIGNCGVGFAPCRPDDRAALINVMEGVEDIPEAVMARGLPWNWESFPEFMDALDARSWDIDVAVYVPHSPIRVYVMGQRGLDREAATQDDIARMAALVTEGLKAGAVGFATSRTMVHRRGDGEHIPSFHAATEELASIAGAVGRLGRGVLQMIPNLDSADYDLDVGLLQRMATESQRPVTYSLAQWGSDRTGWKRTIEAMRGYNAARGTRLHAQVFPRPMGVICGLDTSFHPFSACPSYAPLAALPLAERVAALRAPAMRARLLTEEQSGEPLAGMNALMRNFDAIYVLDSLPDYEPGADRTVAALAAERGIAPVDMAYEWLLRDEGRALLFAPFSNYCDGNLDAALAMMRDPESVIGLGDGGAHYGLISDSSYPTTLLTFWTRDRKGERVSLPWAIKALSAENADFLGLADRGRLKVGLKADINVIDHASLRLHSPRAAYDLPGGGRRLMQDAEGYVTTIVNGVVIQRDGQPTGARPGRLVRGGRD is encoded by the coding sequence ATGATGGATCTCGTCATCCGCGGCGGCACCGTCATCGACGGCAATGGCGGCACACCCTATGCTGCGGACGTCGGCGTGTCCGACGGGCGCATCGCCGCGATCGGCGATGTGGCGCCGGGCCGGGAGGAGATCGACGCCAGGGGGTTGATGGTCACACCCGGCTTCGTCGATATCCACACCCATTATGACGGGCAGGTCACCTGGTCCGAAACACTCGCCCCCTCCTCCTCTCACGGCGTGACGACAGTGGTGATCGGCAATTGCGGAGTCGGCTTCGCGCCCTGCCGCCCAGACGACCGGGCCGCCCTGATCAACGTGATGGAGGGGGTCGAGGATATTCCCGAGGCGGTGATGGCGCGCGGCCTGCCGTGGAACTGGGAAAGCTTCCCCGAATTTATGGACGCCCTCGACGCGCGGTCATGGGATATCGATGTCGCGGTCTATGTGCCCCATTCGCCGATCCGCGTCTATGTGATGGGCCAGCGCGGCCTGGACCGCGAAGCTGCGACGCAGGACGATATCGCCCGCATGGCCGCGCTCGTCACCGAAGGGCTGAAAGCCGGGGCTGTGGGCTTTGCCACATCGCGCACCATGGTCCACCGGCGCGGCGACGGCGAACATATACCGAGCTTTCACGCCGCGACCGAGGAACTGGCGTCCATCGCCGGCGCGGTCGGGCGACTGGGGCGCGGCGTGCTTCAGATGATCCCCAACCTCGATTCCGCCGATTATGATCTCGATGTCGGCCTGCTCCAGCGGATGGCAACGGAATCGCAGCGGCCGGTCACCTATTCACTCGCCCAATGGGGAAGCGACCGGACCGGCTGGAAACGCACGATAGAGGCGATGCGCGGCTATAACGCCGCCCGGGGCACCCGGTTACACGCGCAGGTTTTTCCGCGCCCCATGGGCGTCATCTGCGGGCTTGACACCTCCTTCCACCCGTTCAGCGCGTGCCCCAGCTACGCGCCTCTGGCGGCGCTGCCCCTCGCCGAACGTGTCGCGGCCCTGCGCGCCCCGGCAATGCGGGCGCGGCTTCTGACGGAGGAGCAATCCGGCGAGCCGCTCGCCGGGATGAACGCCCTGATGCGTAATTTCGACGCCATCTACGTGCTCGACAGCCTACCGGATTACGAGCCCGGCGCGGATCGCACCGTTGCGGCGCTGGCCGCGGAGCGCGGCATTGCGCCTGTCGACATGGCCTATGAATGGCTGCTGCGCGACGAAGGGCGGGCGTTGCTGTTCGCGCCCTTCTCTAACTATTGCGATGGCAATCTGGATGCGGCGCTCGCCATGATGCGCGATCCGGAAAGTGTGATCGGTCTGGGCGACGGCGGCGCGCATTATGGTCTGATCAGCGATTCCAGCTATCCCACCACGCTGCTCACTTTCTGGACGCGTGATCGCAAGGGCGAGCGGGTGAGTCTGCCATGGGCGATCAAGGCACTGAGCGCCGAGAACGCCGATTTCCTCGGCCTTGCGGATCGCGGACGGTTGAAGGTCGGACTAAAGGCGGACATCAATGTCATCGACCATGCCAGCCTTCGCCTGCACAGCCCCCGCGCCGCCTATGACCTGCCCGGCGGCGGACGGCGCCTCATGCAGGATGCGGAGGGCTATGTGACCACCATCGTCAACGGCGTGGTGATCCAGCGGGATGGCCAGCCGACCGGCGCAAGGCCCGGTCGACTGGTTCGTGGAGGACGCGACTAA
- a CDS encoding acyl-CoA reductase, protein MSHEFHVPLIIRGEIIANATIVHGGRRGGASFRAPDLAEHIGKLTLRTPSHMADLYTISFEDILDYLVALGQRLDFESNQHVQEAFRLSCITSGLSESILRFHYSHLGGMFDRAEMRAMMERSCGVDYLEGWVDQGPSRFTGLSARTRAFGARTIHVIAGNAPIVSILTVIRNALTRSDAVIKLPSNDPLTAVALVRTMVEMAPDHPITKHISVAYWKGGDQAIEEAIYDPRGVEKIVAWGGFDSVKHITQYLQPGIDLITQDPKMSGTIIGKEAFADDATLQSVAKRLALDVGAQNQEGCVSARVIYVESGTDEDGVERANRLGELTFAALQHLPLHLSTPHKAFDQALKSEIDAVRLQDEEYRVFGGRGNEGALIVSQEDYPVDFSRDLACRVGNIVPIDSFETAVRSVNAYTQTIGIFPESLKERLRDRLAFQGAQRLVSLGGAATMQHNMEKQDAIEPVRRMVKWVTEESADGSMLEGLAG, encoded by the coding sequence ATGTCCCACGAATTCCATGTCCCACTGATCATCCGCGGCGAAATCATCGCCAATGCCACGATCGTGCATGGCGGCCGCCGGGGCGGCGCCAGCTTCCGCGCGCCCGACCTTGCCGAACATATCGGCAAGCTGACGCTGCGGACCCCCTCGCATATGGCGGACCTCTATACGATCAGCTTCGAGGATATTCTCGATTATCTGGTCGCGCTCGGCCAGCGGCTCGATTTCGAGAGCAACCAGCATGTGCAGGAGGCCTTCCGGCTCTCGTGCATCACCTCAGGACTGTCGGAGAGCATATTGCGGTTCCATTATTCCCACCTCGGCGGGATGTTCGATCGCGCCGAGATGCGCGCGATGATGGAGCGGAGCTGCGGCGTCGACTATCTGGAGGGCTGGGTCGATCAGGGGCCAAGTCGCTTCACCGGCCTGTCGGCCCGGACCCGTGCCTTTGGCGCGCGAACCATTCACGTCATCGCCGGCAACGCGCCCATCGTGAGCATATTGACCGTGATCCGGAATGCGCTGACGCGTTCGGACGCGGTGATAAAACTCCCGTCCAACGACCCGCTGACCGCCGTCGCGCTCGTCCGCACCATGGTCGAGATGGCGCCCGATCATCCGATCACCAAACATATCTCCGTCGCCTATTGGAAGGGCGGCGATCAGGCGATCGAGGAAGCGATCTACGACCCGCGCGGGGTCGAGAAGATCGTGGCCTGGGGCGGCTTCGATTCGGTCAAGCATATCACCCAATATCTCCAGCCCGGCATCGACCTGATCACCCAGGATCCCAAGATGAGCGGCACCATTATCGGCAAGGAAGCCTTTGCCGACGATGCGACGTTGCAGTCGGTCGCCAAACGGCTGGCGTTGGACGTGGGCGCGCAGAATCAGGAAGGCTGCGTCAGCGCACGGGTCATCTATGTGGAATCCGGCACCGACGAAGATGGCGTGGAGCGCGCCAATCGCCTCGGCGAACTGACCTTCGCCGCGCTCCAGCATCTTCCCCTGCACCTCAGCACGCCCCACAAGGCGTTCGATCAAGCCCTCAAGTCGGAGATTGACGCTGTCCGCCTACAGGACGAGGAATATCGCGTGTTCGGCGGCCGCGGCAACGAAGGCGCGCTGATCGTCAGCCAGGAGGATTATCCGGTCGACTTCTCGCGCGACCTTGCCTGCCGCGTCGGCAACATCGTCCCGATCGATTCCTTCGAGACGGCGGTGCGTTCGGTCAACGCCTATACCCAGACGATCGGGATATTTCCCGAATCCCTCAAGGAGAGGCTTCGCGACCGCCTGGCCTTCCAGGGCGCACAACGCCTGGTGTCGCTCGGCGGCGCCGCGACGATGCAGCATAATATGGAAAAACAGGATGCGATCGAACCGGTCCGCCGGATGGTCAAATGGGTGACGGAGGAGAGCGCCGACGGGTCGATGCTGGAAGGACTGGCGGGATGA
- a CDS encoding AraC family transcriptional regulator has protein sequence MANARTLTDAAGDVLPCQPVTASYFHVENSIVANGIRADIRHFAWERSCDARFEPDSHYLDYSLGPRAHGARLLSEGRRNTPPFGEVAYLPKGSAFEAHCEPSEYRVLCLTFEATAAERIFQNEDLPSTLRPCFDVKSPWVRQGLARIAEEVRNPGFAKDMLVETIAMSLVVDLCRHLQGRQISDDMTNGRMADWRLRRLQDRIEAGLAGPLSIIDLAQECGLSSRHLMRTFKNTVGMTISNYIADARIAQAKRDLVQEGAMIKVVAGNCGFQSAAAFSAAFRKATGLSPRGFRQEMLHGTH, from the coding sequence ATGGCAAACGCGCGCACCCTGACGGACGCGGCGGGCGATGTCCTTCCGTGCCAGCCAGTCACGGCATCCTATTTCCATGTCGAGAACAGCATCGTCGCGAACGGCATTCGCGCCGACATCCGTCATTTCGCTTGGGAAAGAAGCTGCGACGCCCGGTTTGAACCCGACAGCCATTATCTCGACTATTCGCTCGGTCCGCGCGCGCACGGCGCACGGCTGCTGTCCGAAGGACGGCGCAACACGCCGCCCTTTGGCGAGGTCGCCTATCTACCCAAGGGTTCAGCATTCGAGGCGCATTGCGAACCCAGCGAATATCGGGTGCTGTGCCTGACGTTTGAAGCCACAGCGGCGGAGCGTATCTTCCAGAACGAAGACCTTCCGTCCACGCTGCGCCCCTGCTTCGACGTGAAATCCCCCTGGGTCCGGCAGGGTCTGGCGCGGATCGCGGAGGAAGTACGTAACCCCGGCTTTGCGAAGGATATGTTGGTCGAAACCATCGCCATGTCCTTGGTCGTCGATCTGTGCCGTCATCTTCAGGGTCGGCAGATATCGGACGACATGACCAACGGGCGCATGGCGGACTGGCGCCTGCGCCGTCTGCAGGACCGTATTGAAGCCGGGCTGGCCGGTCCGTTGTCGATCATCGACCTCGCGCAGGAATGCGGGCTGAGTTCCCGGCACCTGATGCGGACATTCAAGAATACGGTCGGCATGACGATCAGCAATTATATCGCCGATGCGCGGATCGCGCAGGCCAAGCGCGACCTGGTTCAGGAGGGCGCAATGATCAAGGTCGTCGCCGGCAATTGCGGTTTTCAAAGCGCTGCCGCGTTCAGCGCGGCCTTTCGCAAGGCGACGGGCCTCAGCCCGCGCGGCTTCCGCCAGGAGATGTTGCACGGCACGCATTGA
- a CDS encoding MFS transporter — protein sequence MAISTGDIFEGRPSGARDTKAVARRLTPGLIWALGALFLLNTMNYVDRLLFGVAQELIKKDLGLSDFQLGLPGGPAFAFLYIIAAFPIARLAERGNRVTIISVSFAAWSAMTALCGVATSFAQMLIGRAGVSIGEAGCAPPSHSLISDYFLPERRTTAMSVYGAAGPVGALLAAIGGGWMAQHYGWRSTFLACGLVGVIGAAAFRLTMREPARKPDPSRPSFFATVKLLFAKRSFVAVAAAGGVAGFASYSNHQYTVSFLMRAHGLPVSSAAVVLGLATGGIGILIMLITGPLIEGGRKRFPGIRTWLPAVGLIWSGCVFVGAFMVNATPVAIGMLFAASLGQHFYMPAMYTLAQDVAPPSMRATAAALMIGVISLVGYGLGPPLVGLVSDTLGQLAMVSYGTTSEACAQATSPACAAATAQGLRLSLSMGSTGFILAGLLFWRSGRSIALDMHK from the coding sequence ATGGCGATATCTACAGGCGATATCTTTGAAGGCCGGCCGTCGGGTGCGCGCGATACAAAGGCGGTTGCGCGGCGGCTGACGCCGGGGCTGATCTGGGCGCTCGGCGCGCTGTTCCTGCTGAACACAATGAACTATGTCGACCGGCTGCTGTTTGGAGTCGCACAGGAACTGATCAAGAAAGATCTGGGCCTTAGCGATTTTCAGCTTGGGCTGCCGGGCGGTCCCGCCTTCGCGTTCCTCTACATCATAGCGGCCTTCCCGATCGCGCGTCTCGCCGAGCGCGGAAATCGCGTGACCATCATATCGGTCAGCTTCGCGGCGTGGAGCGCCATGACGGCGCTGTGCGGGGTCGCGACATCCTTCGCGCAGATGCTGATCGGGCGTGCGGGCGTCAGCATAGGCGAGGCTGGCTGCGCGCCGCCATCGCACTCGCTAATTTCCGACTATTTCTTGCCGGAGCGGCGAACCACGGCCATGTCCGTCTACGGCGCGGCGGGGCCGGTAGGCGCGCTGCTGGCCGCGATCGGTGGTGGTTGGATGGCGCAGCATTATGGCTGGCGTTCGACCTTTCTGGCGTGTGGCCTGGTCGGCGTGATCGGGGCGGCCGCGTTCCGGCTGACCATGCGCGAACCCGCGCGCAAACCCGATCCGTCACGGCCCTCCTTCTTCGCGACCGTGAAACTGCTGTTCGCCAAGCGCAGCTTCGTCGCCGTCGCGGCAGCGGGCGGCGTCGCGGGCTTTGCGAGCTACTCTAACCATCAATATACCGTGTCCTTCCTGATGCGCGCGCACGGCCTGCCGGTCAGCAGCGCCGCCGTCGTGCTGGGACTGGCGACCGGGGGTATTGGCATCCTCATCATGCTGATCACCGGCCCGCTGATCGAGGGAGGGCGCAAGCGCTTTCCGGGCATCCGCACATGGCTGCCGGCTGTGGGACTGATCTGGTCGGGCTGCGTCTTTGTCGGTGCGTTCATGGTGAACGCGACGCCGGTCGCCATCGGCATGCTCTTCGCCGCTTCGCTGGGTCAGCATTTCTATATGCCAGCCATGTATACGCTGGCGCAGGACGTGGCGCCGCCATCGATGCGGGCGACAGCGGCGGCGCTCATGATCGGCGTCATCTCGCTTGTCGGCTACGGGCTTGGCCCCCCACTGGTGGGGTTGGTCAGCGATACGCTGGGCCAGCTTGCGATGGTGTCCTACGGGACTACGAGCGAGGCCTGCGCGCAGGCCACCTCACCGGCCTGCGCAGCCGCGACGGCGCAAGGGTTGCGGCTGTCGCTCAGCATGGGATCGACGGGCTTCATCCTGGCGGGCTTGCTGTTTTGGCGATCGGGCCGGTCGATCGCGCTGGACATGCACAAATGA
- a CDS encoding TonB-dependent receptor — protein MALGKWLNTTAIGTLSCIMTAGVSTMAAAQEQPAGVEDIVVTARRTAENLQTTPVAVTALSTEMIKQAQIGDAAGLQRTAPSLSIATGAPGGSGFVYISIRGMPALNPGVANDPSVATYVDGVYIPRPSQGSADLIDLQRAEVLRGPQGTLFGRNTTGGALNIVTIDPTGDLEGQLRFQGGNYSYRNVDAVFNLPLKGDELAARFVYDFVDRDGYARNVTSNTPLKDRNSHYARAKLRWAPADSEWSVTLSADYNVLKDHGQFVGLAAFNPLAGAATAAINAATPIAPFLHTKANWYSAYGIPFTTNPPTTGYRELTAGGSAAYNKVEAYGGNLTINGQIGSVAVKSITAYRYSNAIGLNELDGTPAQFLAAESAYQSDQYSQELQFSGDLTDRLSYIFGGYYSTEKGRESSVSQTFGSYALAAPAPNFGFGLNYGTVKNISVGVFSQAYYQLSDAIRLTGGLRWTWDKRNVVLLNRTNLAANTCAPELVSNPGFIAPCSLPRSVKYDYPAWTAGVDVKVTDDVFAYVKTSAASKAGGFNMRNGSAATPPFRPEQVKDVELGLKVSAFDNRLRVNTAAFYSWQSDVQRNASDCITPLGAAACTTTQFLRNSGDARVYGGEVEVSAVPWEGMLLSGNLALLDGKYVSGTFIEQQQFVPVAGSNVSDCVAGTAAGTVRCSVNRSGESLPQMPKTQFSLSATQKVPTSFGELTLHANYAYIGKQNFGLFTADPRRPQAYRDAIAIANRINTIPGYGLFSARIALQIENPDLELAVFGRNIGGKKYVTRAFADQLPTLGTAIDYIGDPFTWGIGATYRFGPKG, from the coding sequence ATGGCTTTAGGCAAATGGCTTAACACGACGGCGATCGGGACCTTGTCGTGCATTATGACGGCGGGCGTGTCCACGATGGCTGCGGCGCAGGAGCAGCCGGCGGGGGTGGAGGACATCGTCGTCACCGCACGGCGCACCGCGGAAAATCTCCAGACCACCCCGGTCGCCGTGACCGCGCTTTCGACCGAGATGATCAAGCAGGCGCAGATCGGCGACGCCGCGGGCCTGCAGCGCACGGCGCCCAGCCTGTCGATCGCGACCGGTGCGCCGGGCGGTTCGGGCTTCGTCTATATTTCCATTCGCGGCATGCCCGCCCTGAATCCGGGCGTCGCCAACGATCCGTCGGTCGCCACCTATGTGGACGGCGTCTATATACCGCGCCCCTCGCAGGGTTCGGCCGACCTCATCGATCTCCAGCGCGCCGAGGTGCTGCGGGGGCCCCAGGGCACCCTATTCGGTCGCAACACCACCGGCGGCGCGCTCAACATCGTCACCATCGACCCCACCGGCGACCTTGAAGGGCAGTTGCGCTTTCAGGGCGGCAACTACAGTTATCGCAATGTCGACGCGGTCTTCAACTTGCCGCTCAAGGGCGACGAACTGGCGGCGCGCTTCGTTTATGATTTCGTCGATCGGGACGGCTATGCGAGGAACGTGACCTCCAACACCCCGCTCAAGGATCGCAACAGCCATTACGCCCGTGCCAAGCTGCGCTGGGCCCCTGCCGACAGCGAATGGTCGGTTACCCTCAGCGCCGATTACAACGTGCTGAAGGATCATGGCCAGTTTGTGGGTCTCGCCGCGTTCAATCCTCTCGCCGGCGCAGCGACCGCCGCGATCAACGCCGCCACGCCGATCGCGCCATTTCTGCACACAAAGGCCAACTGGTACAGCGCCTATGGCATTCCGTTCACGACGAACCCGCCGACCACCGGCTATCGCGAGCTGACGGCGGGTGGATCGGCCGCCTACAACAAGGTGGAAGCCTATGGCGGCAATTTGACGATCAACGGCCAGATCGGCTCGGTCGCCGTGAAATCGATCACCGCCTATCGCTACAGCAATGCGATCGGCCTGAACGAACTGGACGGCACGCCTGCACAGTTTCTCGCTGCGGAAAGCGCCTATCAGTCGGATCAATATTCCCAGGAACTGCAATTCTCCGGCGATCTGACCGACCGGCTGAGCTATATTTTCGGTGGCTATTATTCGACCGAGAAGGGCCGGGAGTCCTCCGTCTCGCAGACTTTTGGATCCTATGCCCTCGCCGCGCCCGCGCCCAATTTCGGCTTTGGTCTCAACTATGGCACGGTGAAGAATATCTCGGTCGGCGTGTTCAGCCAGGCCTATTACCAGCTGTCCGACGCGATCCGGCTGACCGGGGGTCTGCGCTGGACATGGGACAAGCGCAATGTCGTCCTGCTGAACCGGACCAATCTGGCCGCCAACACCTGCGCGCCCGAGCTGGTCTCGAATCCCGGCTTCATTGCTCCGTGCAGCCTGCCGCGCTCGGTCAAATATGACTATCCCGCCTGGACTGCCGGCGTGGATGTCAAGGTGACCGACGACGTGTTCGCCTATGTCAAGACCAGCGCGGCGTCCAAGGCCGGTGGGTTCAACATGCGTAACGGTTCCGCCGCGACGCCGCCGTTCCGGCCGGAACAGGTCAAGGACGTGGAACTCGGCCTCAAGGTCAGCGCGTTCGACAACCGCCTGCGTGTCAACACCGCCGCCTTCTATTCCTGGCAATCGGATGTGCAGCGCAACGCATCCGACTGCATCACCCCGCTGGGGGCCGCCGCCTGCACGACCACGCAGTTCCTCCGCAACTCCGGCGACGCCCGCGTCTATGGCGGAGAGGTGGAAGTCAGCGCCGTACCTTGGGAAGGGATGCTGCTGTCCGGTAATCTTGCCCTGCTGGACGGCAAATATGTGTCCGGTACCTTTATCGAGCAACAGCAGTTCGTTCCGGTCGCCGGGTCGAATGTTTCCGACTGCGTGGCGGGTACGGCCGCCGGCACGGTCCGCTGCTCGGTCAATCGCAGTGGCGAGTCCCTCCCGCAAATGCCCAAGACGCAGTTCAGCCTCTCGGCAACGCAGAAGGTTCCCACATCCTTTGGTGAACTCACGCTGCACGCCAACTATGCCTATATCGGCAAGCAGAATTTCGGCCTGTTCACCGCCGATCCGCGTCGTCCGCAAGCCTATCGCGACGCCATAGCGATCGCCAACCGGATCAACACCATTCCGGGATATGGCCTCTTTAGCGCACGGATCGCGCTGCAGATCGAAAATCCCGATCTTGAACTGGCGGTCTTTGGCCGGAATATCGGCGGCAAGAAATATGTGACCCGCGCATTCGCGGATCAGTTGCCTACGCTGGGAACGGCCATCGACTATATCGGCGATCCGTTCACCTGGGGCATCGGCGCCACCTATCGGTTCGGGCCCAAGGGCTGA